One Antennarius striatus isolate MH-2024 chromosome 9, ASM4005453v1, whole genome shotgun sequence genomic window, CACTGATTCTCTATCGTCTGTTCCATAAGTGGATCAGTGTTGTTgtcctgtttactgtagggacaaaTCTgcagtatataaactaattgctttaattgtcaatttaaaagtcctaaagctacctaccTATTTATGTGTACAAGGAatgttattaaccggttcaggaatgTCCTTTCATGGGTGGAACGTAAAATCGGAAACATTATAATGCTGTTtttgttcggaacgaaccgattggtaAAACATTATACTTAAAGCCCTGCATACATTATACACCAACATGTGcattacatttttctgttgcATTACCCAAAATGCTTTAAAGTGCACCTGTAATTACACTTACGTGAACTGGAGGTGTCTTCATTGTTGACTGGATCTGCATTCCATTGGACGTGTCTGCTGCTCTGCATGGACTGGACCTCAGTAAACACTTGCGTGCTCTCCTCCTTCACCAAAACAGTCCTTATGTCACGATGATGCTGTGGCTGCACAACTGTATTTTCCCCATTTTGACAGGGGGTGGCAACTGCTAACGCATCTGGAAGACTCTCTTCAACCTTGATCTCCTGGCTTCTCAGGACCTGAACTTCATTCTCAAGGTTTACCTGTgcctgaaatgaaaataaatgtgagcATGTGGAATTCATCATTTGGGTTAAATGCATATGATTTATATAATTAGTATCTGACCTGTCCTTCAATGTTTGTCTCCTGGTCACAAGTCATTCTTTGTCTTGACATGAGGAATTTCTCAAGTATGATTCCAGGAGATTGGTCCCTATCTTGTTTGTCTCCACCTTGCAGACCTCTTTGATTCATCACCTCTTCAACACTGGTGGTGACTGACTTCAGCTCAAACACGACTTGCTCTTCAGATGATTCCTCTAATATAGATGGTATAGAGGGTAAAGGTGTGGGAGGATCAGTAGCTTTGTTGGTCTCAAATTCCAAAATGGTGTCTGTCATTGAATTTTTTGGACTAGTCTTACCTTCAAAATTGGCTTCTGTATCAGATGTTACAGGATGCATTTCGTAAACTATCCGACATTCCTCCTGTTCCTTGTctgattctgtttgtttgttagcatgtaTAACTGAAACAGTCTTTGATATCATGTCCCTTTTAAGACATCCTGTTCTTCTCCAACCCCTTGTAGTATTCCTCACAACAGCGCcactctcttttttcttctggaCCAAGATTTCCTCCGCTTCTTCTTTCACATCCATTTGATGAGTAGAGCATGACACAGTCTGTGACGCAagacttttttctgtttcattacTAACTTGCCCAGTGCTTCGATTACTGGGTTCATTTGATTCAATTTGGGGAACATTGACTTCATGGGAAGTTGGCTCATGACTCTCATTTTGCTCCCCAACAGTGACCAAATCTACCTCAAGAAGTAAATCCTCCTTGATGTCTTCTTCCACAACACCCTGGACTTCAGCTTCTGAGCCGACATTCTTCAGAGTCCCTTCTTCTTGCTTGTCCTCACCTAATGTCAAAGACTCCCCCTTCTCACAACTCTTTGTATGCGGGGTCTtactattttctttttgatcAGATGGTGGGTGTACTTCTGGAGAGGTAGGTGATTGATCAAGTGCTTTTGCTTTATTTCCACCCTTATCTCCATAGCCACTCATTTCAACTTCTGTGGGGGGGCCAGGTAAAGAAGGGGATGGAATCAATGCTGGAAAAGAAACATTTCGCTCTCTGTCTTCTAACGCCATCTCTCCAACCTCTGGCTCAGTATCCCAGTCTGTGGCAGCATTTATCATCCCAACCAAATGATTGTGTTGTTTTGGAAACCGGTAAAGATCCGATTTTGACACACCTTCAAAGATATTTCCATTGGTGTAAGTGAGACCCGGACTCTCTATAATGTGCACTGTCGCCTTGTGTTTCTGAAGGGATGAGACTTCACTAAATCTCTCTCCACAGTCCTTACACTCCAAAGCACGCTTAGAATGAGAAGATATCACTCCTTCGATCTCCACTTTTGAGGAGGCTTTACGTTTCCTGGTGGCCTTTTGCTTAGGAGGCAATGTCTCAGACGACTGACAGGAAACCTGCAGCGAGGACAACAGTGAAAGAGCTTTGAGGTTCTTCTTGGGTCTCCCTCCTTTTTTCTTACCTTCTGCTTTGAAATTATTTGTTGAATCACTGACAGGATGTTTGAGTTTGTTGCCTTTACTCTGTTGAGGCACTGTTGGAGATCGAGGTGAAGTCTCCTTTGTCTGACTTGATGCCTTTGGTGTGTCTAATTTGTAAACTTTCAGTTGTGGCTGCTTATGTCCTTTCAGGAGAAGAAGAGCATCTTGAGTTTTTTGTGGTCCAGCAATGTCTGGTGAAGCAGTattaattttttcctttttttgtcttttctttcgaTTTCCATCCTTTGCATTCTTGGTCTTGCTTTTTTGCATCtcttttgcttgttttgtttttttaaaaatgggtgaTGCTGCAGTTTTGTGCTCACTTACATGTGTAACACAACCTGGGGCTACggctttttgctttttcattttattttttcttgtatcCTCTTTCATTTGTAGGTCCTGGGTCAATGGTGGCGATTTAATTTGAGCTTGAGATACGGAATGTCCCACATTCttgtcctgttttttctttcttcctttcttctgcAATGGTACTTTAGTTTCAGGGATcttttttgatgttttcttctctttcatcaCATCCCCCTGTGCTTGCTTACGCTGCTGTGatgatttctttgttttatttttctctttactTTGTGGACCAAATTTAACTACCAGATGAGATTTTTTCGATCTTTGGCGTTTAGCAGGCCGGCTTTGAATTGGAAAGTCATCACTGTACATGGATCCAACCAGTTCTTGCATATATCCTTGAAATATAAATGCCCTAGCTGGTTTTCTTTTCCGTACTTTCACCAGTTCTTGAGCCGACATTACACTTATGGGTAACTCGGAGATCTGTGGTACTTGTTTTGCCTCCCCTTGTGAAAGAACCTTGTCTTCAGGGGACGgaccatttatttcatttagatTTTCCACCAGGTTctgattcctttttttatttacaggcGGTTTTTCAGGTGGTTCtttatcaacatttttttgtgttgactcttcctgtgtgttttgtgatgtgTCTCCATCCATCACAGAGTGAACATGATCTGGACTTACTGTCTGCATCTGGAAATCAACATCTTTTTTGGGATTGCTTTCAAATACACTTGGAGTTTGTGTAAGGGTATCTGATGGAACAAATGAGCCAGAGGGAAAGTCCTGTTGTTCTCTTTGTAAAGGGATCAACTCCAACTCAACCGTATGCAGCATTGGTGGGACTTCTGGGTCCACCTCCGGCTCAGCTATTACAGTCTGATCTGGAGTCTGCTCAGGAATCTTCTCCATTCCCGTGGTTGGTACCACAGACGAGGATGGGATTTCTTCTTGTGGCACAGTTTGGGATTGTTCCAACTCCACTGTTGGTATCAAGGCTGGGGTAAGTTCTAATATGACTGTTTCCTCCAGGTTTTGTTTGAGCATATCTACCtcattctggcaaaccatttggTCCACAGCACCAGACTGAATTGCACTATTGTTAGACTGCTGGAAGATCTGGTGCATTTCTTCTCCCACAAGCCTTCCTGTTTGTTCACTTGGAACAAGTGTTAGTTCTATATTTTCACCTACTACTATGTGGGAACTCATTTCAGTGAAAGAGGGGGTTTCCAATTGTCCTTCTGGTGTAATAGGTTCCAATATAATTGTTTGCTCCATTGCCTCACATAGGACGTTAGACTGAGCCAATCCCACCATGTTAGATTCATTCTGTTTCATTCCCATGAAGTCTACTTGCGGTGGATTGAGATTAAAATTCCCTGACTCCGCCACTTGTGAAAGTTGCTGCACTGCCAACGGTGGGGCATGAGGCGGCACCTGCCCCAGGATTACAACTTGATTGACTTTCTGCACATTTCCCAAAGACTCAATTAGTCTGCGAATCTGCTCTGTGTCAATATTGGCATCAACTTTTTGCAGAGGTCCATTTGGCTCCACCTGTAGAAGTGCTGGTTGGCAAAAAGGTATCGGAGTAATGATGGGTGTACTTTGCTTCTTTTGCTGCCCAGCTGCAAGGAcattaccagctgcagcaggcaACATTTTGTGCTTCGTTTTTATGTGATGAAGCCGTGTCTTGGTACTCTTGAAGGTGGCCTTGCATGCACAACACGGATACTTTGTAGAAGCacctaaaataataaaaaaagaattacgATACACTGTAGGATATTTCCTGCTACCTAAGGACACATTTTTAAGAAGTTTCAGAATCAACAACAATGCCAATAAAATTATCACAATGTGAAAATGAGCCTAaatcaacaaaattaaaaaaggacTTGAATTTTTTTGGAATTTAACTATTAACAGGATTTTTCTTTTAGTAAGTGAATCTATAACTTTTGAAGTTAGTTTTGCTATATTTTTGTCACAAACCAAAATATTGGACACGTTAAAATCTTTATCTACAGTAATGCTGGTGACAAGCTGTTAATCTTAAAATTTCATAGCAATTTGTTCAgaaatttaaattgtaaaatcaACCATGACCTTCACACATGTGTTTCTGAGCTTTATAAATTGTCAAGAGATTACATCCTTAGGATTTAGCCTTTAGGATAAATTAATTTAACCTAAAAAAGCAGATGAGAAATTTCAGTCTGGATAAATGTGCAGGCCAGACTGTGGCACCTAGAAAAATTGTAAACTAGGCAAAAATGctagttttaatgtttaaaataagtTGACATAGATGGCATTTTTCTTACCATCATCTTTTTTTACTTGTTCTTTagctttgtcttcttcttcagctcccTCTGGAAAGTGTGATACCATATGTTTCTGAAGAGCTTTGGACATAGTGAATCTCTTTCCACACTCCTTACAAATGTAtggcctctctccagtgtgcGTTCGGCGGTGATACTTCAGCAGTGTCATGGTTTTACAAGGTTTGCCGCAGTCGGTGCAGGCATAACCATCCAAACCAAAATGAATTTTCTTATGAAGGGTGAGCTCTGATGACTTCTTGAAAGCCTGGCTACAGATTGGACATTTGAAGGGTTTCTTCTCTACGTGGGCTTTCTGGTGGGCCATGAGCTCTGTGGAGTTTGTGAAGTGGCGGTCACAAACATAACAAGCGAAAAGGGCATTTCTCAGTATACATTGTTCATATTCTGCAGGGTGACTCAACTTCAGATGACGTACTTTGCTCTTTTGATCACTGAAGATTATGTGGCACTCAATGCACTGCAGGGAGAGCTGAGAtgctggagagaaaaaaaacagaaggcaATATTATTCACATGTATCATACTGTACTTCTAAGAACAGAGGTAAACAGAACAGCacaaccatcatccatccatttttattttttcatttccatttcccagcagcttcttccactttgcaggtcacaggggttgctggaggctgtcccagctgactacgggtgagaggcagggtacaatCCGGACCGCCAATGCATCGTGGGGCCACACAGAAGAAAatcaaccactcacgcacacactcacacctacaaacaattcagaactgatcagttcacctaaccTGAAtaattttggaggtgggaggaagccggataACGTGGAGAGAATCACGCAGAAAAAACACACCCATTAGACTTAGAATTACACAACCTTTTATATGTTGCACGTTATTATCTAAAAATTTCCAAAAAGTGTCAACATTTGATCAGAActttaaatctgtttgtttgaatCTGCATAGATGAATATTTGATCAAGGTAATCCAGGCTCTGGATGCAGCATGTCTTATCACGTAACACAATGACAGGGCCACAAGTTCTTAAGAGCATAAAAATGACATGCTGACTGCAGTAATGTCCACCAAAACTGTTGTCCATGAACAGAAGCAGACCGAAACACAAATGTACAAAACCCGTGTTATTCAATCAGCATCTTGATAAGTCGTCAGGGAACGGTTTATTCTGATCAAGAAAAATAACCTCACTGATAAAGATCTAAATAATTTGTTGCTGCAATATTCCTGTGTTTTGATAGGTTGTCGATgcaacataaaataatttaatgtatAGTATACAGGAAATATTTTTGCACAGTTAATTACTACAGAACTTTGTGATGCCTATTCAACTTAAAACACCTAAAACCTAAAAACACAATCATCACCACACTAATAGAAATGCTTCACTTAATGATCTGTTTATAACATGGTCCAGAATGCCCACATGCCAATATTGTAAACTGGGAAAGATATGAACCTACTAAAAGGATCATGTGATTTGAAAgtgatataattttattttcacagtggGGAGTCATAAACTTGTTCCTGGAGGCAtaacaacacatacacaaagtgAAAACACTCACATGTGAGAGGCACAACCAACGGTTTAGACATGTCCATCTTCAGAGGGTCGATCATGGCCTTCTTGGAGGGGACATATTTCCTACCGTCACGTACAGCTTTATCagtcttttttgtctttggtcCCTCACAGCtggaatttgcatttttatCTGGGCTTGGTTGAACGGG contains:
- the znf576.1 gene encoding zinc finger protein 576, tandem duplicate 1 — encoded protein: MQSLTESSAGPKLVITPTTEKPQKADTGSQPVQGEPDSPEEARTSAISTETDTMAPQENGTHVEAPAGMAVTHALEKETAAQQLTGPSKNTGGKKFDSSSKEGAPVQPSPDKNANSSCEGPKTKKTDKAVRDGRKYVPSKKAMIDPLKMDMSKPLVVPLTSSQLSLQCIECHIIFSDQKSKVRHLKLSHPAEYEQCILRNALFACYVCDRHFTNSTELMAHQKAHVEKKPFKCPICSQAFKKSSELTLHKKIHFGLDGYACTDCGKPCKTMTLLKYHRRTHTGERPYICKECGKRFTMSKALQKHMVSHFPEGAEEEDKAKEQVKKDDGASTKYPCCACKATFKSTKTRLHHIKTKHKMLPAAAGNVLAAGQQKKQSTPIITPIPFCQPALLQVEPNGPLQKVDANIDTEQIRRLIESLGNVQKVNQVVILGQVPPHAPPLAVQQLSQVAESGNFNLNPPQVDFMGMKQNESNMVGLAQSNVLCEAMEQTIILEPITPEGQLETPSFTEMSSHIVVGENIELTLVPSEQTGRLVGEEMHQIFQQSNNSAIQSGAVDQMVCQNEVDMLKQNLEETVILELTPALIPTVELEQSQTVPQEEIPSSSVVPTTGMEKIPEQTPDQTVIAEPEVDPEVPPMLHTVELELIPLQREQQDFPSGSFVPSDTLTQTPSVFESNPKKDVDFQMQTVSPDHVHSVMDGDTSQNTQEESTQKNVDKEPPEKPPVNKKRNQNLVENLNEINGPSPEDKVLSQGEAKQVPQISELPISVMSAQELVKVRKRKPARAFIFQGYMQELVGSMYSDDFPIQSRPAKRQRSKKSHLVVKFGPQSKEKNKTKKSSQQRKQAQGDVMKEKKTSKKIPETKVPLQKKGRKKKQDKNVGHSVSQAQIKSPPLTQDLQMKEDTRKNKMKKQKAVAPGCVTHVSEHKTAASPIFKKTKQAKEMQKSKTKNAKDGNRKKRQKKEKINTASPDIAGPQKTQDALLLLKGHKQPQLKVYKLDTPKASSQTKETSPRSPTVPQQSKGNKLKHPVSDSTNNFKAEGKKKGGRPKKNLKALSLLSSLQVSCQSSETLPPKQKATRKRKASSKVEIEGVISSHSKRALECKDCGERFSEVSSLQKHKATVHIIESPGLTYTNGNIFEGVSKSDLYRFPKQHNHLVGMINAATDWDTEPEVGEMALEDRERNVSFPALIPSPSLPGPPTEVEMSGYGDKGGNKAKALDQSPTSPEVHPPSDQKENSKTPHTKSCEKGESLTLGEDKQEEGTLKNVGSEAEVQGVVEEDIKEDLLLEVDLVTVGEQNESHEPTSHEVNVPQIESNEPSNRSTGQVSNETEKSLASQTVSCSTHQMDVKEEAEEILVQKKKESGAVVRNTTRGWRRTGCLKRDMISKTVSVIHANKQTESDKEQEECRIVYEMHPVTSDTEANFEEESSEEQVVFELKSVTTSVEEVMNQRGLQGGDKQDRDQSPGIILEKFLMSRQRMTCDQETNIEGQAQVNLENEVQVLRSQEIKVEESLPDALAVATPCQNGENTVVQPQHHRDIRTVLVKEESTQVFTEVQSMQSSRHVQWNADPVNNEDTSSSLINSAETIRECHESPDFNTSQCIFYPVKEEDREVLLGAARSVSGNVTTGTPTDAILTDHQETDNNLDLQDFLLQSSDEEDADSFELADPQLDTEAEILTYFYKNETSNARQPDEISQNFPNSVSQLETLGDRNKTREPIEYFSKYFGWDTWVEIASCTNELSKLPNPVTGREVAQFVGIHIAMGTLKFPSLKLYWEDLTKVPLIAEAMPLSRFHQLTRILKFAAKDSVISNMQEGRHDCGFQNAEQCKNPPSRQSELFQQRNKQNDLNSPAGQTDPLWKTRPLLHRFKAGCLSLRWDDHYVIDQYPLPLTRKIHNNSPSLICTTLIGFGGFLLNVDLKVGLSSKDDAVENIAPKGSMVYLCKQEHSTPAMLERLLLAGVHGAGRVGGARGQIGDEFVSSDGKLMLRRSHWGFILSTAGNSQRNMGSLIDNFEKAQMSAHMSRDLRNLYSIPLTTTAPTCWPQAVLWYLTDLALVNSWLLYRQDHRVGSTPLTLMDFRLQVSKALILSIDADSRDSIPSQPPIEKTHTANDTPNPSLLEESPLPDAATRFDGSGHWPEQLGEGEGGRCRFKDCRRTSRVLCLKCCVFLCISRNHNCFLNFHSQGSLGKQ